From a region of the Streptomyces sp. NBC_00102 genome:
- a CDS encoding response regulator transcription factor produces MNQPLRAVLGEDQPIMREGIAAILRMAGIDVVAAVDNAVDLVHVAQKHLPDVVITDIRMPPDLEADGLVAVRKIRAARPETAVIVLSQFLDASYALDLVGDDPSGVGYLLKEKVASPRIIIDAVERVVARESALDPDVISALLGRKRPQDPLAALTPKERQVLALMAEGHSNTGISKQLFVGVAAVERHVTGIFLKLGLGQGASGQHRRVLAVLRYLGQ; encoded by the coding sequence ATGAACCAACCATTGCGGGCGGTGCTGGGAGAAGACCAGCCGATCATGCGCGAAGGCATCGCGGCCATCCTGCGCATGGCGGGCATCGACGTGGTCGCGGCCGTCGACAACGCGGTGGACCTCGTGCACGTCGCCCAGAAGCACCTCCCCGACGTGGTGATCACCGACATCCGGATGCCGCCGGATCTGGAAGCGGACGGCTTGGTGGCCGTCCGGAAGATCCGCGCCGCGCGACCGGAGACCGCCGTCATCGTCCTGTCCCAGTTCCTCGACGCCTCCTACGCGCTCGACCTGGTCGGGGACGACCCGAGCGGCGTGGGCTACCTCCTGAAGGAGAAGGTGGCCAGCCCTCGGATCATCATCGACGCCGTCGAGCGGGTCGTGGCCCGGGAGTCGGCACTCGACCCGGACGTCATCTCGGCGCTCCTGGGTCGCAAGCGTCCGCAGGACCCGCTGGCCGCGCTCACTCCGAAGGAGCGGCAGGTCCTGGCCCTGATGGCCGAAGGCCACTCCAACACGGGGATATCGAAGCAGCTCTTCGTGGGCGTCGCGGCCGTGGAGCGGCACGTGACCGGCATCTTCCTGAAGCTGGGGCTGGGTCAAGGGGCGTCCGGGCAGCACCGTCGGGTGCTGGCCGTGCTGCGCTACCTCGGGCAGTAG
- a CDS encoding helix-turn-helix domain-containing protein gives MADAGDVKFGALLRQFRLEASLTIEALAEASGVSVRGIGDLERGRRATPQRGTVAALANGLGLGEEHRERLLAAARSGQIPRSGPAGLRAFPRGIDDFVGREAELARLTELAERTPTGLPVVVAVSGPPGSGKTTLALHAARELADRFPDGQLVVELRGMDDCPPDPAKLMLRVLKALGVSDRDLSKAGPQGHPELYRQVLAEHRCLLVLDNARDEDQARPLLPSAGAGMVVVTSRRMLTGLDDVHRLPIGELSPAEADVFLASVVGRERADADPVALAEVARRCGHLPLALRVAANWLATRTGWTVRRLADRLAVEERRLDTLTAGDLRISAAFDLSYRQLTPTAARLFRLLALVEGPDAGAACAAQLTGLPLFDTEDILDELVETGLLGTDQDRYRLHDLLRLFARGLLQAEEPAPEAEAARSALRRWLLETAVVAGRWYEPDHGAPSPSWQGIVDLSDAERARHWLQAEGTNWLAALRAAASAGDHTTVVEVAESLHWFSDQWIFWGHWPEVFGTAARSAQALGDPLLEATHLNYHAWALLVCEGRHQDSLGRSARALEAARRAEDLPQQGWAHSYTAWAFSLLGDHDDAAGHNREAAELFEAAGDLHGTLHAMSSYAQTLLEAGRFEESITEHIRTLAFLEHSGDLVEPHSADFVRANLQASIGQAHSGLANWSEAVSHLRTAVDLCRASGLPGLESRALVHLGNALLAAGHRDEARDAFSRCLALGSVANPQHTATARERLAELDVH, from the coding sequence ATGGCCGACGCGGGTGATGTGAAGTTCGGGGCACTGCTGCGGCAGTTCCGGTTGGAGGCGTCGCTGACGATCGAGGCACTGGCCGAGGCGTCAGGGGTGAGCGTCCGCGGAATCGGGGATCTGGAGCGGGGCCGGCGGGCGACTCCCCAGCGGGGAACGGTCGCCGCACTCGCCAACGGGCTCGGACTGGGTGAGGAACACCGGGAACGGCTGCTGGCCGCCGCCCGCTCCGGGCAGATCCCCCGTTCCGGTCCGGCGGGGCTGCGCGCCTTCCCCCGCGGCATCGACGACTTCGTCGGCCGGGAGGCGGAGCTGGCACGGCTGACGGAACTGGCGGAGCGGACACCGACCGGGCTGCCGGTGGTCGTGGCGGTGTCCGGGCCGCCGGGATCGGGCAAGACCACCCTGGCGCTGCACGCCGCCCGCGAGCTGGCCGACCGCTTTCCCGACGGGCAACTGGTGGTGGAGCTGCGCGGCATGGACGACTGCCCGCCCGATCCGGCCAAGCTGATGCTTCGCGTGCTCAAGGCGCTGGGGGTGTCCGACCGGGACCTGTCCAAGGCGGGCCCGCAGGGTCACCCGGAGCTGTACCGGCAGGTGCTGGCCGAGCACCGGTGCCTTCTGGTGCTGGACAACGCCCGCGACGAGGACCAGGCCCGCCCGCTCCTGCCGAGCGCCGGCGCGGGGATGGTGGTGGTCACCAGCCGAAGGATGCTGACCGGTCTGGACGATGTCCACCGTCTGCCCATCGGCGAGCTCTCTCCCGCCGAAGCCGACGTCTTCCTGGCCTCCGTGGTGGGGCGGGAGCGCGCCGACGCCGATCCGGTCGCACTGGCCGAGGTCGCCCGCCGTTGCGGGCACCTGCCGTTGGCGCTGCGTGTGGCGGCCAACTGGCTGGCCACCCGCACCGGCTGGACCGTACGCCGCCTCGCCGACCGCCTCGCCGTCGAAGAACGCCGCCTGGACACCCTGACCGCCGGTGACCTCCGTATCTCGGCGGCCTTCGATCTGTCCTACCGCCAGCTCACCCCGACCGCCGCCCGCCTGTTCCGGCTCCTCGCGCTGGTCGAGGGCCCTGATGCCGGTGCGGCCTGCGCCGCCCAGCTGACCGGGCTGCCGTTGTTCGACACCGAGGACATCCTCGACGAGCTGGTCGAGACCGGGCTGCTGGGCACGGACCAGGACCGCTACCGCCTCCACGACCTGCTGCGCCTGTTCGCCCGCGGTCTGCTGCAGGCCGAGGAACCCGCCCCCGAGGCCGAGGCGGCCCGGTCGGCACTGCGCCGCTGGCTGCTGGAGACCGCCGTCGTGGCGGGCCGCTGGTACGAACCCGACCATGGCGCCCCGTCCCCGAGCTGGCAGGGCATCGTCGACCTGTCCGATGCCGAACGCGCCCGCCACTGGCTCCAGGCCGAAGGCACCAACTGGCTCGCCGCCCTGCGTGCGGCCGCCTCCGCGGGCGACCACACCACCGTCGTCGAAGTCGCCGAAAGCCTGCACTGGTTCTCCGACCAATGGATCTTCTGGGGGCACTGGCCCGAGGTCTTCGGCACCGCCGCCCGCTCCGCCCAGGCCCTCGGCGACCCCCTCCTCGAAGCCACCCACCTCAACTACCACGCCTGGGCCCTGCTGGTGTGCGAAGGCCGCCACCAGGACAGCCTCGGCCGCTCCGCCCGGGCCCTGGAAGCCGCCAGGCGCGCCGAGGATCTTCCCCAGCAGGGCTGGGCCCACAGCTACACGGCCTGGGCTTTCAGCCTGCTCGGCGACCACGACGACGCGGCGGGTCACAATCGCGAGGCAGCAGAGCTCTTCGAGGCCGCAGGCGACCTGCACGGCACCCTGCACGCCATGAGCAGCTACGCCCAGACCCTCCTGGAAGCAGGTCGGTTCGAGGAATCCATCACGGAGCACATACGCACGCTCGCCTTCCTGGAGCACTCCGGCGACCTCGTCGAACCCCACAGCGCCGACTTCGTCCGCGCGAACCTGCAGGCGTCCATCGGCCAGGCCCACAGCGGTCTGGCGAACTGGTCCGAGGCGGTCAGCCACCTGCGGACCGCCGTGGATCTCTGCCGGGCCAGCGGCCTTCCGGGGCTGGAGAGCCGCGCTCTGGTCCACCTCGGCAACGCCCTGCTGGCCGCGGGGCACCGCGACGAGGCCAGGGACGCCTTCTCCCGATGCCTCGCCCTCGGGTCGGTGGCCAATCCCCAGCACACCGCCACGGCCCGGGAACGCCTCGCCGAGCTCGACGTCCACTGA
- a CDS encoding response regulator transcription factor, giving the protein MGINIVVVDDDPGFRRIATTLLMSRGLRVVAVSADGASALATVRAHRPHGLLLDLHLPDMDGLTVARQLAEENDGPLVVLTSTDKLRMSREELVRAGIVSFVTKDKLFDADLRGLFTPSAP; this is encoded by the coding sequence ATGGGCATCAATATCGTGGTCGTCGACGACGATCCCGGGTTCCGGCGCATCGCCACCACACTGCTGATGTCACGGGGCCTGCGGGTCGTGGCGGTATCCGCCGACGGCGCCTCCGCCCTGGCCACGGTGCGGGCACATCGCCCCCACGGTCTGCTGCTCGACCTGCACCTGCCCGACATGGACGGTCTCACTGTGGCCCGGCAGCTGGCCGAGGAGAACGACGGGCCCCTGGTGGTGCTCACCTCCACCGACAAGCTGCGTATGTCGCGGGAGGAGCTGGTGCGTGCGGGCATCGTGTCCTTCGTCACCAAGGACAAGCTGTTCGACGCCGATCTGCGGGGTCTGTTCACCCCGTCCGCGCCCTGA
- a CDS encoding helix-turn-helix transcriptional regulator, which produces MIRATDLPPATNGAAGRTPLTSARPHRPGWAQLRGLVLRLAHRHEGGVQWIEGSADAGKSHLLALAAEEAALAGALVLAGTGVAGGGLPPLAPLLEALAPAAAARIGGSGEPCRSLRQVEDRLRDLCRVQPVVVVLDDVQHCDALTLLAVRTLTARLAGLPLLWLLAARSHHDVPAVTSLRRDLLTERAASLELTPLPSEAVHLLVRDLLGAKAEQAKPYLPLVGGLPGAVRHLCTLLIAEAGGDRGVRTGGDRVASAVVTRRLEQLTPAAKDLVLVASALDNGAGVGVGHLCRMLGRDEAALLRPLREVLAAEVMRADRELLTFALPSVREAVNATLPVPVRLSVRRRSVGLRLADGTPATALAAEIAEAAEVGDEQAIRVLQTAAGEMAPHAPAVAAAHLRSAMDLSATALPRRMRLAARLVPLLWETGDADRALALARDVLRTPPDPVTHARVCLDLVRAGSHLPVPHGEAHVRRALHHHDVPEPLKDQLLSTALLHRLLAGETGGAVDESLARVRGAHPLGDLTRRTLRSMSAGRHRRWEEALGRSESVPRKVAELDPAHGPALPEVVLSMSWRAALLGLAGAGRAAAELVENGLADSEAGGRPAHLALWRTARARLLLDAGRPSEAARELVAAGSGTQFLGSATASGAVLAITRARIALHTGDDAELESCAALADGFAAGDAAPSRQAGAWITLLLAGHRSAPLTPGQLRDAAAHLRRGFLHTTCWDAGDVVLLAEAALAAGQRAVAAWAVGFAEERARLNPGLPLFAAAAVHARGLFARDAGLLVEAAELHGEARPLLRARALEDAGECAAAGGRTARPHLDEALRLYDACGAERDGRRVRTRVHGPGARPLPAPRTPAPDSVDTKWRGLTKSELSVVRLVARGATNREAAQRLFVSPHTVNTHLRHAFEKLGVHSRARLAGLYAREVEGEDASA; this is translated from the coding sequence ATGATCCGGGCGACCGACCTCCCTCCGGCGACGAACGGCGCCGCGGGCCGGACACCCCTGACGTCCGCGCGCCCGCACCGCCCCGGGTGGGCCCAGCTCCGCGGGCTGGTGCTGCGGCTCGCGCACCGCCATGAGGGCGGGGTGCAGTGGATCGAGGGCTCCGCCGACGCCGGGAAATCCCACCTACTGGCGCTCGCCGCCGAGGAGGCGGCCCTGGCCGGAGCACTGGTGCTGGCCGGAACGGGCGTCGCGGGAGGCGGGTTGCCTCCGCTGGCCCCGCTGCTGGAGGCCCTCGCACCGGCGGCCGCCGCCCGGATCGGCGGGTCCGGCGAGCCGTGCCGGTCGTTGCGGCAGGTCGAGGACCGTCTGCGGGACCTCTGTCGGGTCCAGCCGGTGGTCGTCGTCCTCGACGACGTGCAGCACTGCGACGCCCTGACCCTGCTCGCCGTGCGGACGCTCACGGCACGGCTCGCCGGCCTGCCACTGTTGTGGCTGCTCGCCGCGCGGTCCCACCATGACGTGCCGGCCGTCACGTCGCTCCGCCGCGATCTGCTCACCGAGCGAGCGGCGTCCCTCGAACTCACCCCCCTGCCTTCCGAAGCCGTACATCTGCTGGTCCGTGACCTTCTGGGGGCGAAGGCCGAGCAGGCGAAGCCGTACCTGCCGCTCGTCGGCGGTCTGCCGGGTGCCGTCCGCCACTTGTGCACCCTGCTCATCGCGGAGGCCGGTGGGGACCGGGGTGTCCGCACCGGAGGGGACCGGGTGGCGAGCGCTGTCGTCACCCGCAGGCTGGAGCAGTTGACGCCTGCCGCGAAGGACCTCGTGCTGGTCGCCTCCGCGCTCGACAACGGTGCCGGTGTCGGTGTCGGGCACCTGTGCCGGATGTTGGGTCGCGACGAAGCCGCCCTGCTCCGCCCCTTGCGGGAGGTACTGGCGGCAGAGGTCATGCGGGCGGACCGGGAACTCCTCACCTTCGCGCTTCCTTCGGTGCGCGAGGCCGTGAACGCCACGCTGCCCGTGCCCGTACGGCTCTCCGTACGCCGGCGCTCGGTCGGCCTGCGGCTCGCGGACGGCACACCTGCCACGGCGCTGGCGGCCGAGATCGCTGAGGCCGCCGAGGTCGGTGACGAGCAGGCGATCAGGGTTCTCCAGACCGCGGCCGGGGAGATGGCACCCCACGCGCCGGCCGTTGCCGCGGCGCACTTGCGCAGCGCGATGGACCTGAGCGCCACCGCGCTGCCGCGCAGGATGCGGCTGGCGGCTCGGCTGGTACCACTGCTGTGGGAGACCGGCGACGCCGACCGGGCCCTCGCGCTGGCGCGGGACGTGCTGCGGACCCCGCCCGACCCGGTCACTCACGCGCGGGTGTGCCTCGACCTGGTGCGGGCGGGCAGCCACCTCCCGGTGCCCCACGGCGAGGCCCACGTGCGCAGGGCCCTGCACCACCACGACGTACCTGAGCCACTGAAGGACCAGCTCCTGTCGACTGCCCTGCTGCACCGCCTGCTGGCGGGCGAGACCGGTGGAGCGGTGGACGAATCCCTGGCGCGTGTCCGGGGGGCGCACCCGCTGGGCGATCTCACGCGACGAACTCTGCGGTCGATGAGCGCCGGGCGGCACCGGCGGTGGGAGGAAGCGCTCGGGCGCAGCGAATCGGTGCCGCGGAAGGTCGCGGAGCTGGACCCCGCGCACGGACCCGCTCTGCCCGAAGTGGTCCTGTCGATGTCCTGGCGGGCCGCGCTCCTGGGACTGGCCGGTGCGGGCCGGGCCGCCGCGGAGCTGGTGGAGAACGGTCTGGCGGACTCGGAGGCAGGGGGCCGTCCGGCGCATCTGGCCCTGTGGCGGACCGCACGGGCGCGACTCCTGCTGGACGCGGGCCGACCGTCGGAGGCGGCACGGGAACTGGTGGCGGCCGGGTCCGGGACGCAGTTTCTCGGCTCCGCGACGGCGAGCGGGGCGGTACTGGCGATCACCCGGGCCCGGATCGCCCTCCACACCGGCGACGACGCGGAACTCGAATCGTGCGCGGCCCTCGCGGACGGCTTCGCCGCGGGCGACGCCGCGCCGTCACGGCAGGCGGGGGCGTGGATCACGCTGCTGCTCGCCGGACACCGGTCCGCGCCTCTGACGCCCGGTCAGCTTCGCGACGCTGCCGCCCATCTGCGCCGCGGGTTCCTCCACACCACCTGCTGGGACGCGGGAGACGTGGTCCTGCTGGCGGAGGCGGCACTCGCCGCCGGGCAACGCGCGGTGGCCGCCTGGGCGGTGGGTTTCGCCGAGGAACGAGCCCGGCTCAATCCCGGTCTGCCGCTCTTCGCGGCCGCCGCCGTGCACGCGCGGGGCCTGTTCGCCCGGGATGCCGGCCTGCTCGTCGAGGCGGCGGAGCTCCACGGCGAGGCCCGGCCCCTGCTGCGGGCCCGCGCCCTGGAAGACGCCGGGGAGTGCGCCGCGGCCGGCGGCCGTACCGCTCGACCGCACCTCGATGAGGCGCTCCGTCTCTACGACGCCTGCGGCGCCGAGCGCGACGGGCGACGGGTGCGCACCAGGGTCCACGGGCCGGGTGCCCGGCCGCTGCCCGCCCCGCGTACTCCGGCGCCCGACTCCGTGGACACGAAGTGGCGCGGGCTGACGAAATCCGAACTGAGCGTCGTACGACTGGTCGCGCGCGGTGCCACCAACCGCGAGGCCGCCCAGCGGCTGTTCGTGTCCCCGCACACCGTGAACACGCATCTGCGCCATGCCTTCGAGAAGCTGGGCGTGCACTCCCGGGCCCGGTTGGCCGGCCTGTACGCGCGGGAGGTCGAGGGCGAGGACGCTTCCGCGTGA
- a CDS encoding CHASE3 domain-containing protein produces MHTLEVSTTSIGGRTMNAWRKHRGRPLGLTSVTIATSGLLALLIGVGFTVLLWAISDSNSATAARRASRTALVEAGDMEQLLVDLETGQRGYLITGHEDFLSPWVAARDALPAETRRFTTCTTSPEQRRAAERIARGVQSFLDDYSIPLVEMIRRGDSAAADLKETSEGKASVDVLRAQFDRYQKDERAQLAEREDAAEANGHQAVLAAALGLAASTVLVGAFTALQHRAVVRPVRGAAAAARELAGGDLSVRVAPSKVAEIGTLGTSFNHMAASLQDSRRRIMENTEAVHRRTARDLHDGAQQRLVSLMIGLRLARELIPDTETSAADLLDQSIDNAQTAINELRELASGIYPLVLTVKGLVAAVQDLAARCPVPVVVESSDERRISTTVESNAYFVVAEAVTNAVKHAQASRIDVRVEFGDMLRIRVSDDGIGGMDMATAGSGMTGLADRVAAFDGKLAIDSPPGGGSTIRIRIPIPD; encoded by the coding sequence TTGCACACTCTGGAGGTCTCAACAACCTCCATCGGCGGGCGGACCATGAACGCGTGGCGGAAACACCGGGGCCGGCCCCTGGGACTGACGAGCGTCACCATCGCGACGAGCGGCCTGCTCGCCTTGCTGATCGGTGTCGGCTTCACCGTCCTGCTGTGGGCCATCTCCGACTCGAACAGCGCCACTGCGGCCAGGCGTGCCTCCCGGACCGCTCTCGTCGAGGCCGGTGACATGGAACAACTGCTCGTCGACCTGGAGACGGGGCAGCGCGGGTACCTCATCACCGGGCACGAGGACTTCCTCTCGCCGTGGGTCGCCGCGCGCGACGCGCTGCCGGCGGAAACACGGCGGTTCACCACCTGCACCACCTCCCCCGAGCAGCGGCGTGCCGCCGAGCGGATCGCGCGGGGGGTGCAGTCCTTCCTCGACGACTACTCGATACCTCTGGTCGAGATGATCCGGCGAGGCGACTCCGCGGCCGCCGATCTGAAGGAGACGTCCGAGGGCAAGGCCAGCGTCGATGTGCTGCGGGCACAATTCGATCGCTACCAGAAGGACGAGCGCGCTCAGTTGGCCGAGCGCGAGGACGCCGCCGAGGCCAATGGCCATCAGGCGGTGCTCGCCGCCGCCCTGGGGCTCGCGGCGTCGACCGTGCTCGTGGGCGCCTTCACGGCGCTCCAGCACCGCGCGGTGGTACGGCCGGTGCGCGGGGCGGCGGCAGCCGCACGGGAACTGGCGGGTGGCGACCTGAGTGTGCGCGTCGCCCCCAGCAAGGTGGCGGAGATCGGGACGCTGGGCACCTCCTTCAATCACATGGCCGCCTCTCTCCAGGACAGCCGCCGCCGCATCATGGAGAACACCGAGGCCGTACACCGTCGCACCGCCCGGGACCTGCACGACGGAGCGCAGCAGCGCCTGGTGAGCCTGATGATCGGGCTGCGGCTCGCGCGGGAGCTGATTCCCGACACGGAGACGTCCGCGGCCGACCTGCTGGACCAGTCGATCGACAACGCCCAGACGGCGATCAACGAGCTGAGGGAACTCGCGTCGGGTATCTACCCCCTCGTACTCACGGTGAAGGGGCTGGTCGCGGCGGTGCAGGACCTGGCGGCGCGGTGCCCGGTGCCCGTGGTCGTCGAGAGCAGCGACGAGCGCAGGATCTCCACGACCGTCGAGTCGAACGCGTACTTCGTGGTGGCCGAGGCGGTGACCAACGCGGTCAAGCACGCGCAGGCGTCCCGGATAGACGTACGCGTCGAGTTCGGTGACATGCTGCGCATCAGAGTCTCCGACGACGGGATCGGCGGCATGGACATGGCCACCGCCGGCAGCGGGATGACCGGGCTCGCGGACCGGGTGGCGGCCTTCGACGGGAAGCTGGCCATCGACTCCCCGCCCGGCGGCGGCAGCACGATCCGGATCCGGATCCCGATTCCGGACTGA
- a CDS encoding helix-turn-helix domain-containing protein — protein sequence MEALCTTEAVPIHQRPAYWQDAVSRMFPSVDVDVPHGECRGTLRLSQLGPVRAITVQGEAMRIHRSARSAAADLDDSLIVVTPTEGTVLVDQGDGGTRVSPGATAFCDLTRPLSMDFSPAHQAKCLVVPRWLLSLRDDELRRLTATPVRPDSRSGSLLSLLLTQLVNTAPTLPPGTGETLVRNVVDLICVLAGEQLHRTADDRPEAAQHLTRRIQEYIDRHLGDPDLTPGSIARVHNISVRYLHKLFEHEGITVSRWVQRRRLHECRCELASRTASGRTVSAVARRWGFTSAAHFSRAFRTTYDISPAEWRRLARQKTGAPASPGRAGEHEAAPGPLSRSADLRPAGYGTGAEAA from the coding sequence ATGGAAGCCCTCTGCACCACTGAAGCGGTGCCCATCCACCAGAGACCGGCCTACTGGCAGGATGCCGTGTCGCGCATGTTCCCCTCGGTGGACGTCGACGTCCCCCACGGTGAGTGCCGGGGGACACTCAGACTTTCCCAGCTCGGTCCGGTGCGGGCCATCACCGTTCAGGGCGAGGCCATGCGCATACACCGGTCGGCCCGGTCGGCCGCCGCGGACCTCGACGACTCCCTGATCGTGGTGACACCGACCGAGGGGACCGTCCTCGTCGACCAAGGCGACGGAGGCACCCGGGTGAGTCCCGGAGCGACCGCCTTCTGCGACCTGACTCGCCCGCTGAGCATGGACTTCTCCCCCGCCCACCAGGCGAAGTGCCTCGTCGTGCCGCGATGGCTCCTGAGCCTGCGGGACGACGAACTACGGCGGCTGACGGCAACACCCGTCCGTCCGGACAGTCGTTCGGGCTCCCTGTTGTCGCTGCTGCTGACGCAACTGGTGAACACGGCACCGACCCTGCCCCCGGGCACCGGTGAGACGCTGGTGCGCAACGTCGTCGACCTCATCTGCGTCCTGGCGGGCGAGCAACTGCACCGGACGGCCGACGACAGGCCCGAGGCCGCGCAGCACCTGACGCGCCGGATCCAGGAGTACATCGACCGGCACCTCGGGGATCCGGACCTGACCCCCGGATCCATCGCTCGGGTCCACAACATCTCCGTCCGGTACCTGCACAAGCTCTTCGAGCATGAGGGCATCACGGTGAGCCGGTGGGTCCAGCGCCGTCGTCTCCACGAGTGCCGCTGCGAACTGGCCAGCCGCACAGCATCCGGCCGGACCGTTTCCGCGGTGGCCCGCCGATGGGGGTTCACCAGCGCCGCCCACTTCAGCCGTGCGTTCCGGACGACCTACGACATCTCCCCGGCCGAGTGGCGGCGTCTGGCCCGTCAGAAGACCGGGGCGCCGGCATCGCCCGGTAGGGCCGGGGAGCACGAGGCCGCCCCCGGGCCGCTGTCGAGAAGCGCGGACCTTCGCCCCGCCGGGTACGGCACCGGTGCCGAGGCGGCCTGA
- a CDS encoding MFS transporter yields MSSTSKLPAPSRTTNPAPDVPGRLVALLAVASGLTVANLYYAQPLLSSLSDVFGVPTATTGALVTLTQVGYVVGMLFLVPLGDRLEKRKLVTVLLTITTAALVVAGLAPNFPVLLAASLVGGATSVVAQILVPFAANLAPDHARGRVVGRVMSGLLTGILLSRTLSSLISDIAGWRVVFLGSAVLMALLAVALRVSLPQHAPTTSSPYHHVLRSTFQLLRTHPMLRRRGLYQAAMFAVFSAFWTTVSFVLTGPRFHYSAIGVGVFALVGAAGAAVAPLAGRWADRGHARPATGIALVVAALAFALAGFGGHSIVLLALAAIFVDVAVQTTLILGQHTIYALDPGARSRLNSVFIAIFFTGGAIGSQLGTVVYERYGWNGPTVLGAALPLLALVYWAFERRPRQGVTG; encoded by the coding sequence ATGTCCAGCACGAGCAAGCTCCCCGCCCCGTCCCGGACGACGAACCCCGCCCCGGACGTGCCCGGCCGGCTGGTCGCCCTCCTGGCCGTGGCCAGCGGCCTGACGGTCGCCAACCTCTACTACGCACAGCCCCTGCTGTCCTCGCTGAGCGACGTCTTCGGCGTCCCCACGGCGACGACCGGCGCGCTCGTCACGCTCACCCAGGTCGGCTACGTGGTCGGCATGCTCTTCCTGGTGCCGCTCGGTGACCGGCTGGAGAAGCGGAAACTCGTCACCGTCCTGCTGACGATCACCACCGCGGCACTCGTCGTGGCCGGCCTCGCCCCGAACTTCCCCGTGCTGCTCGCCGCCTCACTGGTCGGCGGAGCCACCTCGGTCGTCGCACAGATCCTGGTGCCGTTCGCGGCAAACCTCGCGCCCGACCACGCCCGGGGACGCGTCGTGGGCCGGGTCATGAGCGGTCTGCTCACCGGCATCCTGCTCTCCCGCACGCTGAGCAGCCTGATCTCCGACATAGCCGGCTGGCGGGTCGTCTTCCTCGGCTCCGCCGTCCTCATGGCCCTCCTCGCGGTGGCGCTCCGCGTGTCCTTGCCGCAGCACGCGCCCACCACCTCGTCCCCGTACCACCACGTACTGCGCTCCACCTTCCAGCTCCTGCGCACGCACCCGATGCTGCGGCGCCGAGGTCTGTACCAGGCGGCGATGTTCGCCGTCTTCAGCGCCTTCTGGACCACTGTCTCCTTCGTCCTGACCGGGCCCCGCTTCCACTACTCCGCGATCGGGGTGGGCGTCTTCGCCCTCGTCGGCGCCGCGGGTGCCGCCGTGGCCCCGCTCGCCGGCCGCTGGGCCGACCGGGGACACGCGCGTCCCGCGACCGGCATCGCTCTCGTGGTCGCGGCACTGGCCTTCGCCCTCGCGGGCTTCGGCGGACACAGCATCGTGCTGCTCGCCCTCGCCGCGATCTTCGTCGACGTGGCGGTGCAGACCACGCTGATCCTCGGTCAGCACACCATCTACGCCCTCGACCCCGGTGCCCGTTCCCGTCTCAACAGCGTCTTCATCGCTATCTTCTTCACCGGTGGCGCGATCGGCTCCCAGCTCGGAACGGTCGTCTACGAGAGGTACGGCTGGAACGGACCGACCGTGCTGGGCGCCGCCCTGCCGCTGCTCGCCCTGGTCTACTGGGCCTTCGAACGGCGGCCGCGGCAGGGTGTCACCGGCTGA